One genomic region from Ruegeria sp. TM1040 encodes:
- a CDS encoding NAD(P)H-binding protein has product MASKPILITGATGKTGSRVMGRLKSLGFDARSGSRKAPVPFDWDNPATWEKALRGIGAVYVNYHPDYAFPGAIANLTRFTRVAASCGIERLVILTGRGEHHAQLGEAVVAKSGLDYTIVRSAWFAQNFSEGALWEPVMEGVVPMPGANLAEPIIDIDDLADVIAVSLTGEGHSGQTYDCTGPRLLDFAEVADILSGAMGRRVNYLPISFDDFHAELAATSGTVFADIVTGIARETFDGRNAVLGDGVMRALGRQPRDFTEFAQSAALAGKWANAAWEMKTNRSTS; this is encoded by the coding sequence ATGGCATCCAAGCCAATCCTTATCACAGGCGCGACCGGAAAAACCGGATCTCGCGTTATGGGCCGGCTCAAATCTTTGGGGTTTGATGCGCGCTCAGGCTCGCGCAAGGCGCCCGTTCCCTTTGATTGGGACAATCCTGCCACATGGGAGAAGGCCCTGCGCGGCATTGGGGCCGTCTACGTCAACTATCATCCGGACTATGCATTCCCCGGCGCCATCGCCAACCTAACACGCTTCACCCGTGTGGCGGCCTCCTGCGGTATTGAGCGCTTGGTCATTCTGACAGGTCGTGGTGAACACCATGCGCAACTTGGCGAGGCGGTCGTAGCAAAATCGGGCCTGGACTACACGATCGTTCGCTCTGCTTGGTTTGCGCAAAACTTCTCTGAGGGCGCCCTTTGGGAACCTGTGATGGAAGGTGTGGTACCGATGCCGGGCGCAAACCTTGCAGAACCGATCATCGACATTGATGACCTCGCCGATGTCATTGCGGTGTCTCTCACAGGCGAAGGCCACTCCGGACAGACTTACGATTGTACAGGTCCGCGGCTGCTCGACTTTGCGGAGGTCGCTGACATTTTGTCCGGCGCGATGGGGCGACGCGTCAACTATCTGCCGATCTCGTTCGATGACTTTCATGCAGAGCTCGCGGCGACAAGCGGCACAGTCTTTGCCGACATCGTCACAGGCATTGCTCGAGAAACCTTCGACGGGCGCAATGCCGTGCTTGGCGACGGCGTGATGCGCGCGCTTGGTCGTCAACCGCGGGACTTCACCGAATTTGCGCAATCAGCCGCGTTGGCGGGCAAGTGGGCCAACGCGGCCTGGGAAATGAAAACAAACAGGAGCACATCATGA
- a CDS encoding DUF4345 domain-containing protein — MKLNRFQQIILGISGVTACAIGTLIALAPHAFYASYGITLGQDPNLLNELRAPGAGLAVFGALMLAGMFRAAMVPISLGVALTVYLAFPAGRIVGIVLDGMPAGSVIGALGFEILIAGLLLVAFRPMRKVDASAERFVDLSR; from the coding sequence ATGAAACTCAATCGCTTTCAGCAGATCATTCTCGGAATCAGTGGTGTCACCGCATGCGCCATCGGCACGCTTATCGCTCTGGCGCCGCATGCATTCTATGCCAGTTATGGCATCACACTCGGGCAAGATCCCAACCTCCTGAATGAACTGCGCGCGCCGGGCGCGGGATTGGCGGTGTTTGGGGCCCTTATGCTCGCGGGCATGTTCCGTGCGGCCATGGTGCCGATCTCCCTCGGCGTCGCCCTCACCGTGTATCTCGCATTTCCTGCAGGACGTATCGTAGGGATCGTTCTGGATGGCATGCCAGCAGGAAGCGTGATCGGCGCGCTGGGGTTTGAGATCCTCATCGCGGGCCTTCTTCTCGTCGCCTTCAGGCCGATGCGCAAAGTCGACGCCAGTGCTGAGCGGTTTGTCGATTTGTCTAGGTAG
- the nqrF gene encoding NADH:ubiquinone reductase (Na(+)-transporting) subunit F, giving the protein MTTFGLGVLLFTLIVVALVTIILAARSKLVSSGNVNITINGEKTISVPAGGKLLQTLAAEKMFVPSACGGGGTCAQCRVRVHSGGGSILPTEESHITKREASCGDRLSCQVAVKQDMDIEVPEEVFGVKKWECTVRSNENVATFIKNLVLELPEGEDVNFRAGGYIQIEAPAHKLSYKDFDVEEEYRPDWDKFNLWQYESTVTEPIERAYSMANYPDEKGLIMLNVRVASPPPGSTGIPPGQMSSYIFNLKPGDKVTISGPFGEFFARDTQKEMVFIGGGAGMAPMRSHIFDQLKRLENRDRKITFWYGARSKREMFFVEDFDQLAEEFDNFEWHVALSDALPEDDWKGYTGFIHNVLYEEYLKNHPAPEDCEFYMCGPPIMNQSVINMLLELGVDREDIMLDDFGG; this is encoded by the coding sequence GTGACTACATTCGGACTAGGCGTTCTCCTGTTCACTTTGATCGTTGTTGCACTGGTGACGATCATTCTGGCGGCGCGTTCCAAGCTCGTCAGCTCGGGCAACGTCAACATCACCATCAACGGTGAGAAAACCATCTCTGTTCCGGCGGGCGGCAAACTGCTGCAAACGCTGGCAGCCGAGAAAATGTTCGTCCCCTCCGCCTGTGGCGGGGGTGGCACCTGTGCGCAATGCCGCGTGCGTGTGCATTCCGGTGGCGGGTCGATCCTGCCCACCGAAGAAAGCCACATCACCAAGCGCGAAGCCTCTTGTGGTGACCGCCTGTCCTGTCAGGTGGCCGTGAAGCAGGACATGGACATCGAAGTGCCCGAAGAGGTGTTCGGCGTGAAAAAATGGGAGTGCACCGTGCGCTCCAATGAAAACGTCGCAACCTTCATCAAGAACCTGGTACTGGAACTGCCCGAGGGCGAGGATGTAAACTTCCGCGCAGGGGGCTATATCCAGATCGAGGCTCCGGCACACAAGCTGTCCTACAAGGACTTCGACGTCGAGGAAGAGTACCGCCCCGATTGGGACAAGTTCAATCTGTGGCAGTATGAATCGACTGTGACCGAACCCATTGAACGTGCATATTCTATGGCCAACTACCCGGACGAAAAGGGCCTTATCATGCTCAACGTCCGTGTTGCGTCGCCGCCGCCGGGCTCCACCGGCATTCCGCCCGGCCAGATGTCTTCGTATATCTTCAACCTGAAGCCCGGTGACAAGGTCACCATCTCCGGCCCGTTTGGCGAATTCTTTGCGCGCGACACCCAAAAAGAGATGGTCTTTATCGGCGGTGGTGCGGGTATGGCGCCGATGCGCAGCCACATCTTTGACCAGCTCAAGCGTCTGGAGAACCGTGATCGCAAGATCACCTTCTGGTACGGGGCACGCTCCAAACGGGAGATGTTCTTTGTCGAGGATTTCGACCAACTGGCCGAAGAATTTGACAACTTCGAGTGGCATGTGGCGCTCTCGGACGCGCTGCCAGAGGACGACTGGAAAGGCTACACCGGCTTCATCCACAACGTGCTCTACGAGGAATACCTCAAGAACCACCCGGCGCCCGAGGACTGCGAGTTCTACATGTGTGGTCCGCCGATCATGAACCAATCGGTGATCAACATGCTCTTGGAACTGGGCGTGGATCGCGAAGACATCATGCTCGACGACTTCGGCGGGTAA
- the nqrE gene encoding NADH:ubiquinone reductase (Na(+)-transporting) subunit E yields the protein MEGLLSLAVKAIFVENLALSFFLGMCTFLAVSKKISTAIGLGVSVMLVQGITVPANNLILTYLLAPGALAWAGFGDVDLTFLGLISYIGVIAAMVQILEMLLDKYFPPLYNALGVFLPLITVNCAILGGSLFMVERNYDFAEAATYGLSSGFGWALAITAMAGVREKLKYSDIPDGLQGLGITFITAGLMALAFMSFSGVKL from the coding sequence ATGGAAGGCTTACTGTCCCTCGCGGTCAAGGCGATCTTTGTTGAGAACCTGGCCCTGTCGTTCTTCCTTGGCATGTGTACCTTCCTGGCGGTGTCCAAGAAGATCTCCACTGCAATCGGTCTTGGGGTTTCGGTCATGCTGGTGCAGGGCATCACCGTGCCTGCAAACAACCTGATCCTGACCTACCTTCTGGCGCCGGGCGCACTGGCCTGGGCCGGGTTTGGCGATGTGGATCTGACCTTCCTGGGTCTGATCTCATACATCGGTGTGATCGCGGCCATGGTGCAGATCCTCGAGATGCTGCTCGATAAGTATTTCCCGCCGCTTTACAACGCCTTGGGTGTGTTCTTGCCGCTCATCACCGTGAACTGCGCGATCCTTGGGGGCTCGCTCTTCATGGTGGAACGCAACTATGATTTCGCCGAGGCGGCGACATATGGTCTCTCGTCCGGGTTTGGCTGGGCGCTGGCGATCACCGCCATGGCGGGCGTGCGCGAGAAGCTCAAATACTCTGACATTCCCGACGGGCTTCAGGGTCTCGGCATCACTTTCATCACCGCAGGTCTGATGGCGCTGGCCTTCATGTCCTTCAGCGGCGTGAAACTCTGA
- a CDS encoding NADH:ubiquinone reductase (Na(+)-transporting) subunit D, whose translation MAQTYRSQLVDPLIDNNPITLQVLGICSALAVTSSMQVAFVMALAVTFVTGFSSMFISMLRNQIPSSIRIIVQMVIIASLVILVDQLLKAYAYEISKTLSVFVGLIITNCIVMGRAEAFAMKNPPVASFIDGVGNGLGYGLLLLIVAFFRELFGAGSLFGVTILETVNNGGWYVPNGMMLLPPSAFFVIGLLIWGIRTWKPAQVEEREYKIQTVEAH comes from the coding sequence ATGGCACAAACCTATCGTTCGCAACTGGTCGATCCGCTGATCGACAACAACCCGATCACGTTGCAGGTTCTGGGCATCTGCTCGGCGCTTGCTGTGACCTCCTCGATGCAGGTGGCCTTTGTGATGGCACTGGCGGTGACCTTCGTGACCGGCTTTTCGTCGATGTTCATCTCGATGCTGCGCAACCAGATCCCTTCTTCGATCCGGATCATCGTGCAGATGGTGATCATCGCCTCGCTGGTGATCCTGGTGGATCAGCTCCTGAAGGCCTACGCCTATGAAATCTCCAAGACGCTTTCGGTCTTTGTGGGTCTCATCATCACCAACTGTATCGTGATGGGCCGCGCCGAAGCCTTTGCGATGAAGAACCCGCCCGTGGCGAGCTTTATCGACGGGGTTGGCAATGGTCTTGGTTACGGGCTTTTGCTGCTGATCGTTGCATTCTTTCGCGAGCTTTTCGGCGCCGGATCGCTCTTTGGTGTGACCATTCTGGAGACCGTGAACAACGGCGGCTGGTATGTGCCCAACGGCATGATGCTGCTGCCGCCGTCGGCCTTCTTTGTGATCGGCCTTCTGATCTGGGGGATCCGCACATGGAAACCGGCACAGGTCGAAGAGCGTGAGTATAAAATTCAGACGGTGGAGGCCCACTGA
- a CDS encoding Na(+)-translocating NADH-quinone reductase subunit C — MSDANENKGLIRRFIDAPPDSVGKTIFVAVALCLVASMVVSAAAVALRPVQEENKLRDKRINVLQVAGVYEEGVSVTEAFAAFEPHVLDLSTGAYTDQFDIETFDALAAAGDPAIVRALDEDPAGLGGSMQAYRMIYLLRDEAGAIDKVILPIEGYGLWSTLYGFIALEENGNDIFGLQFYQHGETPGLGAEVDNPRWKALWNGKKLFAEDGQLAITVAKAAPPEGKEYHVDALAGATLTSVGVDNLVKFWMGEAGYGGFLERLKAGEID; from the coding sequence ATGTCTGACGCAAACGAGAACAAGGGCCTGATCCGTCGGTTCATCGACGCACCGCCCGACTCCGTCGGCAAGACCATCTTTGTGGCCGTAGCGCTCTGTCTGGTGGCCTCGATGGTTGTGTCTGCAGCTGCCGTTGCTCTGCGCCCGGTGCAGGAAGAAAACAAGCTGCGCGACAAACGGATCAACGTGTTGCAGGTGGCGGGCGTCTATGAAGAGGGCGTCTCCGTCACAGAAGCCTTTGCCGCGTTTGAACCGCATGTGCTGGATCTGTCGACCGGAGCATATACCGATCAGTTCGACATCGAGACCTTTGACGCGCTCGCCGCAGCGGGCGATCCCGCAATCGTGCGCGCCCTCGACGAAGATCCTGCGGGCCTTGGTGGCAGCATGCAGGCGTATCGCATGATCTACCTGCTGCGTGACGAGGCCGGTGCGATTGACAAAGTCATTCTGCCCATTGAGGGCTATGGCCTCTGGTCCACGCTTTATGGTTTCATCGCGCTGGAAGAAAACGGCAACGACATCTTCGGCCTGCAATTCTACCAACACGGCGAGACCCCCGGTCTGGGCGCCGAGGTGGACAACCCGCGCTGGAAAGCGCTGTGGAATGGCAAGAAACTCTTTGCCGAGGACGGGCAACTGGCCATCACCGTGGCCAAGGCCGCGCCTCCCGAAGGCAAGGAATATCACGTAGATGCGCTGGCCGGTGCGACACTGACCTCGGTTGGCGTCGACAATCTGGTGAAGTTCTGGATGGGTGAGGCTGGCTATGGCGGCTTCCTCGAGCGGCTCAAAGCAGGAGAGATCGACTGA
- a CDS encoding NADH:ubiquinone reductase (Na(+)-transporting) subunit B: protein MGLRNFFDRIEPQFLKGGRYEKFFPVYEMVESFIYTPKTVTTVAPHARSYIDMKRIMTYVVIATIPCILFGMYNTGLQTNMAIAEYGASGWRAAILETLGIGFDPNNPFANIMHGLLYFLPIYIVTLVAGGIFEVIFAVVRGHEVNEGFLVTSMLYTLIVPATTPLWQVALGIIFGVVIGKEVFGGTGKNFLNPALVGRAFLYFAYPAYMSGETVWTPVDGFSGATALAIGASEGHAALPERGIEWMDAFIGTIQGSFGETSTLAAMIGLAFLLIVKIANWRLVVGCLAGMIAFSTLLNWIGSDTNPMFAMPWYWHLVLGGYAFGLAFMVTEPVSASHTNMGRYIYGALIGFMVVMIRVINPAFPEGMMLAILFGNVFAPLIDYFVVQANIKRRAKRNV from the coding sequence TTGGGTCTTCGCAATTTCTTTGATCGCATCGAGCCGCAATTCCTGAAAGGTGGCCGGTACGAAAAATTCTTCCCCGTCTATGAGATGGTGGAGAGTTTCATCTACACCCCAAAGACGGTCACGACCGTTGCCCCTCATGCCCGCTCTTACATCGATATGAAGCGGATCATGACCTATGTGGTGATCGCAACCATTCCCTGCATCCTCTTTGGGATGTATAACACCGGTCTGCAGACCAACATGGCGATTGCCGAGTATGGTGCGTCGGGCTGGCGCGCAGCGATCCTCGAGACGCTGGGCATCGGTTTTGATCCCAACAACCCCTTTGCCAATATCATGCACGGGTTGTTGTACTTCCTGCCGATCTACATCGTGACGCTGGTTGCGGGCGGTATTTTTGAAGTCATCTTTGCGGTGGTCCGTGGCCATGAGGTCAATGAGGGCTTCCTCGTGACCTCAATGCTCTACACGCTGATCGTACCGGCCACGACACCGCTCTGGCAGGTTGCGCTTGGGATTATCTTTGGCGTGGTGATCGGCAAAGAAGTCTTTGGCGGCACCGGCAAAAACTTCCTGAACCCTGCGCTTGTCGGCCGGGCGTTCCTCTATTTCGCCTATCCTGCTTACATGTCCGGCGAAACGGTCTGGACGCCTGTTGACGGGTTTTCGGGCGCAACCGCGCTGGCGATTGGCGCCTCCGAAGGTCACGCGGCCCTCCCGGAGCGCGGCATCGAGTGGATGGACGCCTTTATTGGCACCATCCAGGGCTCCTTTGGCGAGACCTCCACACTGGCTGCAATGATCGGTCTGGCGTTCCTGTTGATCGTGAAGATCGCCAACTGGCGTCTGGTCGTCGGCTGTCTGGCTGGCATGATCGCCTTCTCGACGCTGCTCAACTGGATCGGATCGGACACCAACCCGATGTTCGCGATGCCGTGGTACTGGCATCTGGTGCTGGGTGGCTATGCCTTTGGTCTGGCCTTCATGGTGACTGAACCGGTGTCCGCCTCGCACACCAATATGGGTCGCTATATTTATGGCGCGCTCATCGGTTTCATGGTGGTCATGATCCGCGTCATCAACCCGGCCTTCCCCGAAGGCATGATGCTCGCGATCCTCTTCGGCAACGTCTTCGCCCCGCTGATCGACTACTTTGTCGTGCAGGCGAACATCAAACGGAGGGCAAAGCGCAATGTCTGA
- a CDS encoding Na(+)-translocating NADH-quinone reductase subunit A: MQQHTLKKGLDVPVLGAPDTKIEDAAKVRTVAIIGQDYIGLKPRLSVQEGDVIAAGAPVLAHKDTPEVQVTAPVSGRVKAINRGARRVLVSVEIEVDEAAAEPVDFSTIGDDSSAEGLRTRLCASGLWTSFRTRPYSKVPAPDTAPAAIYVTAMDSEPLSGDAATIINDQAEAFARGLQAVTLLTEGKTYLCQDSGATIPGADLASVTAVGFAGPHPAGLAGTHMHFLEPPTAEKTVWTIGYHDVIAIGHLLLTGRINSERVIALSGPKCSRPRLVRTLNGASMTDLCAEDLGGEDPIRVISGSILSGRAGEGTTAYLGRYARQITLIKEDREQIPMGWIRPMPSKYAVQPVLGSAFSKKLHALTSNLNGGRRAMVPIGTFEQLMPQDFLPTQLLRALLVMDTDQAQALGALELDEEDLGLCGFACPAKYEYGLALRDSLSKIEREG; the protein is encoded by the coding sequence GTGCAGCAACATACGTTGAAAAAGGGTCTCGATGTTCCGGTGCTGGGGGCACCTGACACCAAGATCGAAGACGCAGCAAAAGTCCGGACAGTCGCCATCATCGGCCAAGACTACATCGGACTTAAGCCCCGACTCTCGGTTCAAGAAGGCGACGTCATTGCAGCAGGTGCCCCGGTGCTTGCGCATAAGGACACGCCAGAGGTTCAGGTGACCGCACCGGTTTCGGGACGCGTCAAGGCCATCAATCGCGGCGCGCGCCGGGTGTTGGTCAGCGTTGAGATCGAGGTGGACGAGGCCGCGGCAGAGCCGGTGGATTTCTCGACCATTGGCGATGACAGCAGTGCCGAGGGTCTGCGCACGCGACTGTGCGCATCGGGCCTCTGGACCTCGTTTCGCACGCGTCCCTATTCCAAAGTGCCCGCGCCGGACACAGCACCTGCGGCGATCTATGTCACCGCCATGGACAGCGAACCCCTGTCGGGCGATGCGGCCACGATCATCAACGATCAGGCAGAGGCTTTTGCGCGGGGGCTTCAGGCCGTCACGCTCCTGACCGAGGGCAAAACCTACCTGTGCCAAGACAGCGGCGCCACCATCCCCGGTGCGGATCTTGCCAGCGTTACTGCTGTCGGCTTTGCCGGCCCGCATCCGGCGGGTCTGGCTGGAACGCACATGCATTTCCTCGAGCCGCCCACCGCCGAAAAAACGGTCTGGACCATTGGCTATCATGACGTGATCGCCATCGGCCATCTGTTGCTCACGGGGCGCATCAATAGTGAACGTGTCATTGCGCTCTCCGGCCCGAAATGCAGCCGTCCGCGCCTTGTGCGCACACTCAACGGTGCGTCCATGACAGATCTTTGCGCCGAGGATCTCGGCGGCGAGGATCCGATCCGTGTCATCTCCGGCTCCATCCTGTCCGGTCGCGCTGGCGAAGGCACAACCGCCTATCTGGGCCGCTACGCCCGCCAGATTACGCTGATCAAAGAAGACCGCGAGCAGATCCCGATGGGCTGGATTCGTCCGATGCCCTCGAAGTATGCCGTGCAGCCGGTTCTGGGCTCTGCCTTCTCCAAGAAGCTTCACGCGCTGACCTCGAACCTCAACGGTGGGCGTCGCGCCATGGTGCCGATCGGCACCTTCGAGCAGCTGATGCCGCAGGATTTCCTGCCCACGCAGCTCTTGCGGGCCCTCCTGGTGATGGACACCGATCAGGCCCAGGCGCTTGGTGCGCTTGAGCTGGACGAAGAAGACCTCGGGCTCTGCGGTTTTGCCTGCCCGGCCAAATATGAATATGGCCTCGCCCTGCGCGACAGCCTCAGCAAGATCGAAAGAGAGGGATAA
- a CDS encoding FAD:protein FMN transferase, translated as MSNPLLLSRRSFMVMPLALMACKKGWSLLELSGLTMGTSYSIVAIDHSKSVEKAELQAAVDKALAQVNVQMSNWDAASEVSQFNALAAGESLSVSGELHHVMQAAQDVHFASDGAFDVTVGGLIDLWGFGAGQTRSDLPSEAEIAAAMGCCGQAQSVELEAGGLKKLNAGAEVYLSSIGKGFGVDQLARVLKGYGITDYMVEIGGDLYTAGRNPDGQPWQIGIETPEAFDRGVTQVVGLSDMGMATSGDYRNFFDVDGKRYSHIIDATTGRPVEHDTASVTVLTDNAMLADAWATAMLVLGRERGLEIANQRDLAVLFLDRAVANGDNGFTSVASNRFEALTA; from the coding sequence GTGTCGAACCCTCTTCTCCTTTCTCGCCGTAGCTTTATGGTCATGCCTCTTGCCCTGATGGCCTGCAAGAAAGGGTGGTCGCTGTTGGAACTCAGCGGGCTGACGATGGGGACAAGCTACTCGATCGTTGCGATCGATCACAGCAAATCCGTCGAGAAAGCAGAGCTGCAGGCGGCTGTCGACAAGGCGCTGGCGCAGGTCAACGTGCAGATGTCCAACTGGGATGCCGCGTCCGAGGTGTCGCAGTTCAACGCGCTGGCCGCTGGCGAGAGCCTGTCGGTCTCTGGCGAGCTGCATCATGTGATGCAGGCTGCGCAGGACGTGCATTTTGCAAGCGACGGTGCGTTTGACGTGACCGTGGGTGGTCTCATCGATCTTTGGGGCTTTGGCGCGGGTCAGACCCGCAGCGATCTTCCCTCCGAGGCCGAGATTGCGGCTGCCATGGGGTGCTGCGGTCAGGCGCAGTCGGTCGAGCTTGAGGCCGGTGGCCTCAAGAAGCTTAACGCTGGCGCCGAGGTCTATCTGTCCTCCATCGGAAAAGGGTTCGGTGTTGATCAGCTGGCCCGAGTCCTCAAGGGCTATGGCATCACCGACTACATGGTCGAGATCGGTGGCGATCTCTACACCGCTGGGCGCAACCCCGATGGTCAGCCCTGGCAGATCGGGATTGAGACGCCCGAGGCTTTTGACCGTGGCGTGACCCAGGTGGTTGGGCTTTCTGACATGGGCATGGCCACCTCTGGCGATTACCGCAACTTCTTTGACGTCGATGGCAAGCGCTACTCGCATATCATCGACGCCACCACGGGCCGTCCGGTGGAACACGACACCGCGTCTGTCACCGTTCTGACCGACAACGCGATGCTGGCGGATGCATGGGCGACAGCGATGCTGGTGCTGGGTCGCGAGCGCGGTCTCGAGATCGCAAATCAGCGTGATCTCGCGGTTCTGTTCCTTGATCGTGCGGTTGCAAATGGCGACAATGGGTTTACCTCTGTCGCATCAAACCGTTTCGAGGCGCTGACCGCGTAA
- the nqrM gene encoding (Na+)-NQR maturation NqrM — protein sequence MSTFLLTFGLFLIVMVGMAFGVMFSGRTIKGSCGGLNAIADADKCLVCKKDIDPDSPLRERLACPRARKMLEEMEREQG from the coding sequence ATGTCGACCTTTCTGCTGACCTTTGGTTTGTTCCTTATCGTCATGGTGGGAATGGCCTTTGGGGTCATGTTCAGCGGGCGCACCATCAAAGGCAGCTGCGGCGGTCTCAACGCCATTGCGGATGCGGACAAATGTCTGGTTTGCAAGAAAGACATCGACCCCGACAGCCCTCTGCGCGAACGTCTTGCCTGCCCGCGCGCGCGCAAGATGCTCGAGGAGATGGAGCGCGAGCAGGGCTGA